The following proteins are encoded in a genomic region of Lebetimonas sp. JH292:
- the rplL gene encoding 50S ribosomal protein L7/L12, producing the protein MACTVEQILETIENLTVKELNELVKAFEEKFDVSAQPTVVAGAGAAGGEAAEEKTEFDVILKAPGAKKINVIKVVRQITGAGLKEAKAMVDETPSTIKEGVSKDEAEEIKKQLEEAGAEVEVK; encoded by the coding sequence ATGGCTTGTACAGTTGAACAAATTTTAGAAACTATAGAAAATTTAACAGTTAAAGAATTAAATGAATTAGTAAAAGCATTTGAAGAAAAATTTGATGTAAGCGCACAACCTACAGTGGTTGCGGGAGCAGGTGCAGCAGGTGGAGAAGCAGCTGAAGAAAAAACTGAATTTGATGTAATATTAAAAGCACCGGGTGCTAAAAAAATTAATGTAATTAAAGTTGTAAGACAAATTACAGGTGCCGGATTAAAAGAAGCAAAAGCTATGGTCGATGAAACTCCATCAACTATAAAAGAAGGCGTTTCTAAAGACGAAGCTGAAGAAATTAAAAAACAATTAGAAGAAGCGGGAGCAGAAGTAGAAGTAAAATAA